CCACCATAAGCTTTTCTAAGAATAACGGTTACCATTGGGACTGTTGCTTCTGCATAGGCGTAGAGAACCTTGGCCCCATGCCTTATTATCCCCCTGCTCTCCTGATCTACTCCGGGCAGATATCCTGGCACGTCAACGAACGTAACTATTGGAATGTTAAATGCATCACAGAATCTAACGAATCTAGCTATTTTGTCCGAGCTGTCTATGTCTAGAACGCCTGCAAGGTGGATTGGATTGTTAGCAACAATACCAACTGTTTGCCCATTAATCCTGCCGAACCCTATTACTGCATTGGGAGCAAAGTATGGTTGAAGTTCAAGGAAGTCTGGGTTTCCATTCTCGTCTCTGTCAACTATTGAATATATCACCTGCCTGACGTCATATCCCTTGTTTGGATCATCGGGAACTATCTCATAAAGCTCAGGCGTCCTTCTGAAGGGTTCATCCTTGGGTTTAACCCTGGGTGGTTTTTCCATATTATTTGACGGTAGGTAGCTGAGTAGTCTTTTGATTAGTGCAATAACTTCTTCATCGCTCTTCCCTATTAAGTGAGCCTGACCGCTTTTTTGGGCGTGAACCATTGCACCTCCCAACTGAACTGGGGTTACTTCAACACCTGTAACTGCCTTAACTACCTGTGGTCCAGTAATGAACATGAACGTTGCAGGATTGTCAACCATAAGAATGAAGTCCCCTATCGCAGGACTGTAAACAGCACCTCCGGCACAAGGACCCATTATTGCGGTTATCTGAGGAACAACTCCACTAAGAATTGTATTCATCTTAAATATCTCTCCATACCCTTTCAAAGAGTCGACACCTTCCTGAATTCTAGCTCCACCTGAGTCGTTGAGTCCTATTACTGGAGCTCCAGCTTCAAGGGCAAGTTCCATGATTCTTTTTATCTTCATTGCATGCATTTCACCGAGAGAACCTCCCATAACTGTAAAATCCTGTGCATAGACGAACACAAGTCTGCCATCAATTGTTCCATACCCTGTTATTACTCCGTCGGCTGGAAGATCTCTCTTGTCCATGCCAAACTCCGTTGCCCTATGCTTCACGAACATTCCTATCTCAACGAAGCTTCCAGGATCTAGAAGGAGCTCAATCCTCTCTCTGGCTGTGAGCTTTCCTTTGTCATGTTGTTTTTTTATAGCCTCTTCACCGCCCATTTGCATAATTTTTTTCCTCTTTTCATAGAGCTCCTTAACTTTCTCTTCCATCGCCATGAGCATACCCCCATGGAGTCTGGCTTGATATTTGTAAAGTCCCTTAAAAGCATTTTTATTGCCATGAAACAATGTGTACAGTTCTACAATCTCCCAAAAAGTTATTATAGCAATTGCTGTAGCCTCTTTAAACAAACGTCGAATTCCAGATGAGATTTTTAAATCCTTACTCAAAAAAGCCGGCGGGGATGAAAAGTGAGGATCGCGGTCATTGATTATGACAAGTGTAATCCCGACAAGTGCGGCCACTTCTTATGTGAGAGAGTCTGTCCAGTCAACAGAATGGGAGGAGAAGCGATAATAATTGATGAAGAAAACTATAAACCAATAATCCAGGAAGCAAGCTGTACAGGATGTGGGATATGTGTTCACAAGTGTCCATTCAATGCAATAAGCATAGTAAACCTACCAGAACAGCTTGAAGAGGACTGTGTCCATCGCTATGGAATCAACGCATTCGTCCTATACAGATTGCCCGTTGTCAAAGATGGAATGGTAGTTGGAATAGTTGGACCGAACGGTACTGGAAAAACAACGGCTGTAAAAATACTTTCAGGTCAGCTAATTCCAAACCTCTGTGGAAGCAACGATAGCTGGGATGGAGTGATTAAGGCCTTCAGAGGAAATGAACTACAGAACTACTTTGAAAAGCTCAAAAACGGAGAGATAAAGCCAGTAGTTAAGCCCCAATATGTTGATTTAATTCCAAAGGCAGTCAAAGGGAAGGTTAGGGAACTTCTGAAAAGAGCAGACGAAACTGGAAAGTTTGAGGAAGTTGTTAAAGAATTAGAGCTAGAGAATATTTTAGAAAGAGAAATACAACACCTCTCAGGAGGAGAGCTTCAGAGAGTTGCAATAGCCGCAGCCCTGCTTAGGAATGCCCACTTCTACTTCTTTGACGAGCCATCAAGTTATCTCGATATAAGGCAAAGACTGAACGTTGCTAGAGCAATAAGGAGGCTTGCCGACAATGGAAAATCCGTTCTGGTCGTGGAACATGACCTGGCAGTCCTTGATTATTTGAGTGACATAATACACATCGTATACGGTGAACCAGGAGTTTACGGAATATTCTCCCAACCAAAAGGAACCAGAAACGGCATAAACGAGTTCCTGAGAGGATACCTTAAGGATGAGAATGTGAGGTTTAGACCATATGAGATAAAGTTCACAAAAACGGGGGAAAGAGTTGAAATTGAAAGAGAAATCCTCGTTGAATACCCTCGACTAGTTAAAGATTATGGAACCTTTAGACTAGAAGTCGAGCCTGGAGAGATTAGAAAGGGAGAGGTTATAGGAATAGTGGGGCCAAACGGAATAGGAAAAACAACATTTGTCAAGATGCTCGCTGGCGTTGAAGAACCAACAGAAGGAAAAATTGAATGGGACCTCACCGTGGCGTACAAACCACAATACATAAAGGCGGAGTACGAGGGCACCGTATACGAGTTACTCAGTAAAATTGACTCATCAAAGCTAAACAGCAACTTCTACAAAACAGAACTGCTTAAACCCCTTGGGATCATTGATCTGTACGATAAAAACGTTGACGACTTATCTGGTGGAGAGCTTCAAAGAGTTGCAATAACTGCGACACTTCTAAGAGACGCTGATATATACCTCTTAGATGAACCCTCCGCTTATCTAGATGTTGAACAGAGGCTGGCTGTCTCAAGAGCAATAAGGCACCTTATGGAGAAAAACGAGAAGACAGCACTCGTTGTGGAACATGATGTCTTGATGATAGACTACGTAAGCGATAGACTAATGGTGTTTGAAGGTGAGCCTGGAA
This is a stretch of genomic DNA from Pyrococcus sp. ST04. It encodes these proteins:
- the mmdA gene encoding methylmalonyl-CoA decarboxylase subunit alpha — its product is MAMEEKVKELYEKRKKIMQMGGEEAIKKQHDKGKLTARERIELLLDPGSFVEIGMFVKHRATEFGMDKRDLPADGVITGYGTIDGRLVFVYAQDFTVMGGSLGEMHAMKIKRIMELALEAGAPVIGLNDSGGARIQEGVDSLKGYGEIFKMNTILSGVVPQITAIMGPCAGGAVYSPAIGDFILMVDNPATFMFITGPQVVKAVTGVEVTPVQLGGAMVHAQKSGQAHLIGKSDEEVIALIKRLLSYLPSNNMEKPPRVKPKDEPFRRTPELYEIVPDDPNKGYDVRQVIYSIVDRDENGNPDFLELQPYFAPNAVIGFGRINGQTVGIVANNPIHLAGVLDIDSSDKIARFVRFCDAFNIPIVTFVDVPGYLPGVDQESRGIIRHGAKVLYAYAEATVPMVTVILRKAYGGAYLAMGSKHLGADFVFAWPTAEIAVMGPEGAANIIFRKEIAKAENPEEFRQQKIKEYREKFANPYVAAARGYIDDVIDPAETRAKIVMALEALENKRVKLPPKKHGNIPL
- a CDS encoding ribosome biogenesis/translation initiation ATPase RLI: MRIAVIDYDKCNPDKCGHFLCERVCPVNRMGGEAIIIDEENYKPIIQEASCTGCGICVHKCPFNAISIVNLPEQLEEDCVHRYGINAFVLYRLPVVKDGMVVGIVGPNGTGKTTAVKILSGQLIPNLCGSNDSWDGVIKAFRGNELQNYFEKLKNGEIKPVVKPQYVDLIPKAVKGKVRELLKRADETGKFEEVVKELELENILEREIQHLSGGELQRVAIAAALLRNAHFYFFDEPSSYLDIRQRLNVARAIRRLADNGKSVLVVEHDLAVLDYLSDIIHIVYGEPGVYGIFSQPKGTRNGINEFLRGYLKDENVRFRPYEIKFTKTGERVEIEREILVEYPRLVKDYGTFRLEVEPGEIRKGEVIGIVGPNGIGKTTFVKMLAGVEEPTEGKIEWDLTVAYKPQYIKAEYEGTVYELLSKIDSSKLNSNFYKTELLKPLGIIDLYDKNVDDLSGGELQRVAITATLLRDADIYLLDEPSAYLDVEQRLAVSRAIRHLMEKNEKTALVVEHDVLMIDYVSDRLMVFEGEPGRYGKALPPMGMREGMNRFLASVGITFRRDPDTGRPRANKEGSVKDREQKEKGEYYYV